One genomic region from Serinus canaria isolate serCan28SL12 chromosome 7, serCan2020, whole genome shotgun sequence encodes:
- the CCNT2 gene encoding cyclin-T2 isoform X3, producing MAAAGAGSAGSAARGGGGSSAASRWFFSREQLENTPSRRCGVEADKELSYRQQAANLIQDMGQRLNVSQLTINTAIVYMHRFYMHHSFTKFNRNIMSPTALFLAAKVEEQPRKLEHVIKVANACLHPQEPQLDTKSDAYLQQAQELVILETIMLQTLGFEITIEHPHTDVVKCTQLVRASKDLAQTSYFMATNSLHLTTFCLQYKPTVIACVCIHLACKWSNWEIPVSTDGKHWWEYVDPSVTLELLDELTHEFLQILEKTPSRLKRIRNWRANQAAKKPKGDGQVSENSLLGSSLVQNSILVDTVTGVAANTSFQKPSTSFPAPVPLTSGSISVPDSHAPENLAILATGMPGTSYSLASHQEWPQHQEQARTEQIYSQKQETLPASQYNMNFQAGTSVQLHSGVHHRPDKLAEHSTVKQEYSHKSANKHHGQVPAPVIIPQKMSLDKYREKRKLETLELDVREHYVATPGEQQHKKHLQPQAASSVTSPIKMKIPIANAEKPEKHLSDKKEKGGSLKLRIPIPPTEKGASKEELKMKIKVSSSERHSSSDEGSGKSKHSSPHVSKEHKDKHKEHSLNRHHGVGHKHSHSHGGGGGGSSKHSTDGVTPSVLRSPMGLSSDSNSSSSGSSRKKLHSNDASHNHHSKMSKSSKSSALLKTLP from the exons atggcggcggcgggcgcgggctCCGCGGGGTCCGcagcgcggggcggcggcggctcctcgGCCGCGTCGCGCTGGTTCTTCAGCCGCGAGCAGCTGGAGAACACGCCCTCGCGGCGCTGCGGCGTGGAGGCCGACAAGGAGCTCTCATACCGGCAGCAGGCGGCCAACCTCATCCAAGACATGGGCCAGCGCCTCAACGT ATCTCAGCTTACCATAAATACTGCAATTGTTTACATGCACAGGTTTTATATGCATCATTCCTTCACAAAATTTAATCGAAAC ataATGTCTCCCACGGCATTGTTTTTGGCTGCAAAAGTGGAAGAACAGCCACGGAAACTTGAACATGTTATTAAAGTAGCAAATGCCTGTCTTCATCCTCAAGAGCCACAGCTGGATACAAAGAGTGAT GCGTACCTTCAACAAGCCCAAGAGCTGGTTATACTTGAAACAATAATGCTTCAAACTTTAG GTTTTGAGATTACCATTGAACATCCACACACAGATGTTGTGAAATGTACACAGTTAGTGAGAG cAAGCAAGGATTTGGCACAGACATCCTATTTCATGGCTACCAACAG CCTTCACCTTACCACATTCTGTCTTCAGTACAAGCCCACAGTGATAGCATGTGTGTGCATTCACTTGGCCTGCAAGTGGTCCAACTGGGAGATTCCAGTATCAACTGATGGAAAACACTGGTGGGAATATGTAGATCCCTCAGTTACTCTAGAACTACTAGATG AGTTAACTCATGAGTTTCTGCAAATACTGGAGAAAACACCTAGCAGGCTCAAGAGAATTAGAAATTGGCGG GCTAATCAGGCAGCTAAGAAACCTAAAGGTGATGGACAGGTATCTGAGAACTCGCTTCTTGGTTCATCTTTGGTCCAGAATTCCATTTTGGTGGATACAGTTACTGGTGTAGCTGCAAACACAAGTTTCCAGAAACCATCGACATCATTTCCTGCACCAGTACCTCTGACCTCAGGAAGTATTTCTGTTCCAGACAGTCATGCACCTGAAAATTTGGCAATATTAGCTACAGGAATGCCAGGTACCTCATACAGTTTGGCATCACACCAGGAATGGCCTCAGCACCAAGAACAAGCAAGGACAGAACAAATATATTCTCAGAAGCAGGAGACGCTGCCTGCTAGTCAGTACAACATGAACTTCCAAGCAGGGACCTCTGTGCAGTTGCACTCCGGAGTACACCACAGACCTGACAAACTTGCTGAGCATTCTACTGTCAAACAAGAATATTCTCATAAGTCAGCAAACAAACACCATGGACAAGTTCCTGCTCCTGTAATAATTCCTCAAAAAATGTCTTTGGATAAATACAGAGAGAAGCGCAAACTAGAAACCCTGGAACTGGATGTCAGAGAACACTATGTAGCAAccccaggtgagcagcagcataaaaagcacctgcagccacaggcagccAGTTCTGTTACGTCTcccattaaaatgaaaattcctaTTGCAAATGCAGAGAAGCCTGAAAAACATTTGTCTGATAAGAAAGAGAAGGGTGGCTCGCTCAAACTCCGTATTCCAATCCCACCCACAGAAAAGGGTGCCAGTAAGGAggagctgaaaatgaaaatcaaggTTTCTTCCTCAGAAAGGCACAGCTCGTCGGACGAGGGCAGCGGCAAGAGCAAGCACTCGAGTCCCCACGTTAGCAAGGAGCATAAGGACAAACACAAAGAGCACTCTCTGAACCGCCACCACGGCGTGGGCCACAAGCACTCGCACTCGCACGGGGGCGGTGGCGGTGGCAGCAGTAAGCACAGCACTGACGGAGTGACGCCCTCTGTGCTGAGGAGTCCCATGGGCCTGAGTAGCGACAGCAATTCCTCTAGTTCCGGCTCTTCGAGGAAGAAGTTGCACAGCAACGATGCTTCTCACAACCACCACTCCAAAATGAGCAAAAGTTCCAAAAGTTCAG CTTTGTTGAAGACTCTACCTTAA
- the CCNT2 gene encoding cyclin-T2 isoform X5 translates to MKAAFNLRLNPLCPAIPLNACYTSKDLAQTSYFMATNSLHLTTFCLQYKPTVIACVCIHLACKWSNWEIPVSTDGKHWWEYVDPSVTLELLDELTHEFLQILEKTPSRLKRIRNWRANQAAKKPKGDGQVSENSLLGSSLVQNSILVDTVTGVAANTSFQKPSTSFPAPVPLTSGSISVPDSHAPENLAILATGMPGTSYSLASHQEWPQHQEQARTEQIYSQKQETLPASQYNMNFQAGTSVQLHSGVHHRPDKLAEHSTVKQEYSHKSANKHHGQVPAPVIIPQKMSLDKYREKRKLETLELDVREHYVATPGEQQHKKHLQPQAASSVTSPIKMKIPIANAEKPEKHLSDKKEKGGSLKLRIPIPPTEKGASKEELKMKIKVSSSERHSSSDEGSGKSKHSSPHVSKEHKDKHKEHSLNRHHGVGHKHSHSHGGGGGGSSKHSTDGVTPSVLRSPMGLSSDSNSSSSGSSRKKLHSNDASHNHHSKMSKSSKSSGSSSSSCSVKQYVSSHNSVFNLPLPPPPPVTYQVGYGHLSTLVKLDKKPVENGPDAHPQYSTNSQHMDYKDTFDMLDSLLSAQGMNM, encoded by the exons ATGAAGGCTGCATTCAATCTGCGGTTAAACCCCTTGTGCCCAGCTATTCCATTAAATGCATGTTACA cAAGCAAGGATTTGGCACAGACATCCTATTTCATGGCTACCAACAG CCTTCACCTTACCACATTCTGTCTTCAGTACAAGCCCACAGTGATAGCATGTGTGTGCATTCACTTGGCCTGCAAGTGGTCCAACTGGGAGATTCCAGTATCAACTGATGGAAAACACTGGTGGGAATATGTAGATCCCTCAGTTACTCTAGAACTACTAGATG AGTTAACTCATGAGTTTCTGCAAATACTGGAGAAAACACCTAGCAGGCTCAAGAGAATTAGAAATTGGCGG GCTAATCAGGCAGCTAAGAAACCTAAAGGTGATGGACAGGTATCTGAGAACTCGCTTCTTGGTTCATCTTTGGTCCAGAATTCCATTTTGGTGGATACAGTTACTGGTGTAGCTGCAAACACAAGTTTCCAGAAACCATCGACATCATTTCCTGCACCAGTACCTCTGACCTCAGGAAGTATTTCTGTTCCAGACAGTCATGCACCTGAAAATTTGGCAATATTAGCTACAGGAATGCCAGGTACCTCATACAGTTTGGCATCACACCAGGAATGGCCTCAGCACCAAGAACAAGCAAGGACAGAACAAATATATTCTCAGAAGCAGGAGACGCTGCCTGCTAGTCAGTACAACATGAACTTCCAAGCAGGGACCTCTGTGCAGTTGCACTCCGGAGTACACCACAGACCTGACAAACTTGCTGAGCATTCTACTGTCAAACAAGAATATTCTCATAAGTCAGCAAACAAACACCATGGACAAGTTCCTGCTCCTGTAATAATTCCTCAAAAAATGTCTTTGGATAAATACAGAGAGAAGCGCAAACTAGAAACCCTGGAACTGGATGTCAGAGAACACTATGTAGCAAccccaggtgagcagcagcataaaaagcacctgcagccacaggcagccAGTTCTGTTACGTCTcccattaaaatgaaaattcctaTTGCAAATGCAGAGAAGCCTGAAAAACATTTGTCTGATAAGAAAGAGAAGGGTGGCTCGCTCAAACTCCGTATTCCAATCCCACCCACAGAAAAGGGTGCCAGTAAGGAggagctgaaaatgaaaatcaaggTTTCTTCCTCAGAAAGGCACAGCTCGTCGGACGAGGGCAGCGGCAAGAGCAAGCACTCGAGTCCCCACGTTAGCAAGGAGCATAAGGACAAACACAAAGAGCACTCTCTGAACCGCCACCACGGCGTGGGCCACAAGCACTCGCACTCGCACGGGGGCGGTGGCGGTGGCAGCAGTAAGCACAGCACTGACGGAGTGACGCCCTCTGTGCTGAGGAGTCCCATGGGCCTGAGTAGCGACAGCAATTCCTCTAGTTCCGGCTCTTCGAGGAAGAAGTTGCACAGCAACGATGCTTCTCACAACCACCACTCCAAAATGAGCAAAAGTTCCAAAAGTTCAGGTAGTTCATCTAGTTCTTGCTCTGTTAAGCAGTATGTATCCTCTCACAACTCTGTTTTTAACCTTCCCTtaccccctcctccccctgtCACATACCAGGTGGGCTACGGACATCTCAGCACCCTCGTGAAACTGGACAAGAAACCAGTGGAGAACGGTCCTGATGCCCATCCCCAGTACAGTACAAACAGCCAGCATATGGACTACAAAGACACATTCGACATGCTGGATTCGCTGTTAAGTGCCCAAGGAATGAACATGTAG
- the CCNT2 gene encoding cyclin-T2 isoform X1 encodes MEAAGGGAEGGGGGGVMAAAGAGSAGSAARGGGGSSAASRWFFSREQLENTPSRRCGVEADKELSYRQQAANLIQDMGQRLNVSQLTINTAIVYMHRFYMHHSFTKFNRNIMSPTALFLAAKVEEQPRKLEHVIKVANACLHPQEPQLDTKSDAYLQQAQELVILETIMLQTLGFEITIEHPHTDVVKCTQLVRASKDLAQTSYFMATNSLHLTTFCLQYKPTVIACVCIHLACKWSNWEIPVSTDGKHWWEYVDPSVTLELLDELTHEFLQILEKTPSRLKRIRNWRANQAAKKPKGDGQVSENSLLGSSLVQNSILVDTVTGVAANTSFQKPSTSFPAPVPLTSGSISVPDSHAPENLAILATGMPGTSYSLASHQEWPQHQEQARTEQIYSQKQETLPASQYNMNFQAGTSVQLHSGVHHRPDKLAEHSTVKQEYSHKSANKHHGQVPAPVIIPQKMSLDKYREKRKLETLELDVREHYVATPGEQQHKKHLQPQAASSVTSPIKMKIPIANAEKPEKHLSDKKEKGGSLKLRIPIPPTEKGASKEELKMKIKVSSSERHSSSDEGSGKSKHSSPHVSKEHKDKHKEHSLNRHHGVGHKHSHSHGGGGGGSSKHSTDGVTPSVLRSPMGLSSDSNSSSSGSSRKKLHSNDASHNHHSKMSKSSKSSGSSSSSCSVKQYVSSHNSVFNLPLPPPPPVTYQVGYGHLSTLVKLDKKPVENGPDAHPQYSTNSQHMDYKDTFDMLDSLLSAQGMNM; translated from the exons ATGGAGGCGGCGGGAGGAGGCGCCGAaggaggcggaggaggaggTGTcatggcggcggcgggcgcgggctCCGCGGGGTCCGcagcgcggggcggcggcggctcctcgGCCGCGTCGCGCTGGTTCTTCAGCCGCGAGCAGCTGGAGAACACGCCCTCGCGGCGCTGCGGCGTGGAGGCCGACAAGGAGCTCTCATACCGGCAGCAGGCGGCCAACCTCATCCAAGACATGGGCCAGCGCCTCAACGT ATCTCAGCTTACCATAAATACTGCAATTGTTTACATGCACAGGTTTTATATGCATCATTCCTTCACAAAATTTAATCGAAAC ataATGTCTCCCACGGCATTGTTTTTGGCTGCAAAAGTGGAAGAACAGCCACGGAAACTTGAACATGTTATTAAAGTAGCAAATGCCTGTCTTCATCCTCAAGAGCCACAGCTGGATACAAAGAGTGAT GCGTACCTTCAACAAGCCCAAGAGCTGGTTATACTTGAAACAATAATGCTTCAAACTTTAG GTTTTGAGATTACCATTGAACATCCACACACAGATGTTGTGAAATGTACACAGTTAGTGAGAG cAAGCAAGGATTTGGCACAGACATCCTATTTCATGGCTACCAACAG CCTTCACCTTACCACATTCTGTCTTCAGTACAAGCCCACAGTGATAGCATGTGTGTGCATTCACTTGGCCTGCAAGTGGTCCAACTGGGAGATTCCAGTATCAACTGATGGAAAACACTGGTGGGAATATGTAGATCCCTCAGTTACTCTAGAACTACTAGATG AGTTAACTCATGAGTTTCTGCAAATACTGGAGAAAACACCTAGCAGGCTCAAGAGAATTAGAAATTGGCGG GCTAATCAGGCAGCTAAGAAACCTAAAGGTGATGGACAGGTATCTGAGAACTCGCTTCTTGGTTCATCTTTGGTCCAGAATTCCATTTTGGTGGATACAGTTACTGGTGTAGCTGCAAACACAAGTTTCCAGAAACCATCGACATCATTTCCTGCACCAGTACCTCTGACCTCAGGAAGTATTTCTGTTCCAGACAGTCATGCACCTGAAAATTTGGCAATATTAGCTACAGGAATGCCAGGTACCTCATACAGTTTGGCATCACACCAGGAATGGCCTCAGCACCAAGAACAAGCAAGGACAGAACAAATATATTCTCAGAAGCAGGAGACGCTGCCTGCTAGTCAGTACAACATGAACTTCCAAGCAGGGACCTCTGTGCAGTTGCACTCCGGAGTACACCACAGACCTGACAAACTTGCTGAGCATTCTACTGTCAAACAAGAATATTCTCATAAGTCAGCAAACAAACACCATGGACAAGTTCCTGCTCCTGTAATAATTCCTCAAAAAATGTCTTTGGATAAATACAGAGAGAAGCGCAAACTAGAAACCCTGGAACTGGATGTCAGAGAACACTATGTAGCAAccccaggtgagcagcagcataaaaagcacctgcagccacaggcagccAGTTCTGTTACGTCTcccattaaaatgaaaattcctaTTGCAAATGCAGAGAAGCCTGAAAAACATTTGTCTGATAAGAAAGAGAAGGGTGGCTCGCTCAAACTCCGTATTCCAATCCCACCCACAGAAAAGGGTGCCAGTAAGGAggagctgaaaatgaaaatcaaggTTTCTTCCTCAGAAAGGCACAGCTCGTCGGACGAGGGCAGCGGCAAGAGCAAGCACTCGAGTCCCCACGTTAGCAAGGAGCATAAGGACAAACACAAAGAGCACTCTCTGAACCGCCACCACGGCGTGGGCCACAAGCACTCGCACTCGCACGGGGGCGGTGGCGGTGGCAGCAGTAAGCACAGCACTGACGGAGTGACGCCCTCTGTGCTGAGGAGTCCCATGGGCCTGAGTAGCGACAGCAATTCCTCTAGTTCCGGCTCTTCGAGGAAGAAGTTGCACAGCAACGATGCTTCTCACAACCACCACTCCAAAATGAGCAAAAGTTCCAAAAGTTCAGGTAGTTCATCTAGTTCTTGCTCTGTTAAGCAGTATGTATCCTCTCACAACTCTGTTTTTAACCTTCCCTtaccccctcctccccctgtCACATACCAGGTGGGCTACGGACATCTCAGCACCCTCGTGAAACTGGACAAGAAACCAGTGGAGAACGGTCCTGATGCCCATCCCCAGTACAGTACAAACAGCCAGCATATGGACTACAAAGACACATTCGACATGCTGGATTCGCTGTTAAGTGCCCAAGGAATGAACATGTAG
- the CCNT2 gene encoding cyclin-T2 isoform X4, with product MVLLHSGAKSVCSQPASGETWNLYPHLHLGKSSVTPFSVLEHNLLEVKMRSQGFLGLFSLLCRLPASKDLAQTSYFMATNSLHLTTFCLQYKPTVIACVCIHLACKWSNWEIPVSTDGKHWWEYVDPSVTLELLDELTHEFLQILEKTPSRLKRIRNWRANQAAKKPKGDGQVSENSLLGSSLVQNSILVDTVTGVAANTSFQKPSTSFPAPVPLTSGSISVPDSHAPENLAILATGMPGTSYSLASHQEWPQHQEQARTEQIYSQKQETLPASQYNMNFQAGTSVQLHSGVHHRPDKLAEHSTVKQEYSHKSANKHHGQVPAPVIIPQKMSLDKYREKRKLETLELDVREHYVATPGEQQHKKHLQPQAASSVTSPIKMKIPIANAEKPEKHLSDKKEKGGSLKLRIPIPPTEKGASKEELKMKIKVSSSERHSSSDEGSGKSKHSSPHVSKEHKDKHKEHSLNRHHGVGHKHSHSHGGGGGGSSKHSTDGVTPSVLRSPMGLSSDSNSSSSGSSRKKLHSNDASHNHHSKMSKSSKSSGSSSSSCSVKQYVSSHNSVFNLPLPPPPPVTYQVGYGHLSTLVKLDKKPVENGPDAHPQYSTNSQHMDYKDTFDMLDSLLSAQGMNM from the exons ATGGTCCTCTTACACTCTGGTGCAAAATCAGTCTGTTCTCAGCCTGCTTCTGGTGAAACTTGGAATCTGTATCCTCATCTCCATCTTGGGAAGTCTTCAGTCACTCCTTTCTCTGTGTTGGAACACAACCTTTTGGAAGTGAAGATGAGATCTCAAGGATTTCTAGGATTGTTCTCGCTACTCTGCAGGTTACCAG cAAGCAAGGATTTGGCACAGACATCCTATTTCATGGCTACCAACAG CCTTCACCTTACCACATTCTGTCTTCAGTACAAGCCCACAGTGATAGCATGTGTGTGCATTCACTTGGCCTGCAAGTGGTCCAACTGGGAGATTCCAGTATCAACTGATGGAAAACACTGGTGGGAATATGTAGATCCCTCAGTTACTCTAGAACTACTAGATG AGTTAACTCATGAGTTTCTGCAAATACTGGAGAAAACACCTAGCAGGCTCAAGAGAATTAGAAATTGGCGG GCTAATCAGGCAGCTAAGAAACCTAAAGGTGATGGACAGGTATCTGAGAACTCGCTTCTTGGTTCATCTTTGGTCCAGAATTCCATTTTGGTGGATACAGTTACTGGTGTAGCTGCAAACACAAGTTTCCAGAAACCATCGACATCATTTCCTGCACCAGTACCTCTGACCTCAGGAAGTATTTCTGTTCCAGACAGTCATGCACCTGAAAATTTGGCAATATTAGCTACAGGAATGCCAGGTACCTCATACAGTTTGGCATCACACCAGGAATGGCCTCAGCACCAAGAACAAGCAAGGACAGAACAAATATATTCTCAGAAGCAGGAGACGCTGCCTGCTAGTCAGTACAACATGAACTTCCAAGCAGGGACCTCTGTGCAGTTGCACTCCGGAGTACACCACAGACCTGACAAACTTGCTGAGCATTCTACTGTCAAACAAGAATATTCTCATAAGTCAGCAAACAAACACCATGGACAAGTTCCTGCTCCTGTAATAATTCCTCAAAAAATGTCTTTGGATAAATACAGAGAGAAGCGCAAACTAGAAACCCTGGAACTGGATGTCAGAGAACACTATGTAGCAAccccaggtgagcagcagcataaaaagcacctgcagccacaggcagccAGTTCTGTTACGTCTcccattaaaatgaaaattcctaTTGCAAATGCAGAGAAGCCTGAAAAACATTTGTCTGATAAGAAAGAGAAGGGTGGCTCGCTCAAACTCCGTATTCCAATCCCACCCACAGAAAAGGGTGCCAGTAAGGAggagctgaaaatgaaaatcaaggTTTCTTCCTCAGAAAGGCACAGCTCGTCGGACGAGGGCAGCGGCAAGAGCAAGCACTCGAGTCCCCACGTTAGCAAGGAGCATAAGGACAAACACAAAGAGCACTCTCTGAACCGCCACCACGGCGTGGGCCACAAGCACTCGCACTCGCACGGGGGCGGTGGCGGTGGCAGCAGTAAGCACAGCACTGACGGAGTGACGCCCTCTGTGCTGAGGAGTCCCATGGGCCTGAGTAGCGACAGCAATTCCTCTAGTTCCGGCTCTTCGAGGAAGAAGTTGCACAGCAACGATGCTTCTCACAACCACCACTCCAAAATGAGCAAAAGTTCCAAAAGTTCAGGTAGTTCATCTAGTTCTTGCTCTGTTAAGCAGTATGTATCCTCTCACAACTCTGTTTTTAACCTTCCCTtaccccctcctccccctgtCACATACCAGGTGGGCTACGGACATCTCAGCACCCTCGTGAAACTGGACAAGAAACCAGTGGAGAACGGTCCTGATGCCCATCCCCAGTACAGTACAAACAGCCAGCATATGGACTACAAAGACACATTCGACATGCTGGATTCGCTGTTAAGTGCCCAAGGAATGAACATGTAG
- the CCNT2 gene encoding cyclin-T2 isoform X2 — protein sequence MAAAGAGSAGSAARGGGGSSAASRWFFSREQLENTPSRRCGVEADKELSYRQQAANLIQDMGQRLNVSQLTINTAIVYMHRFYMHHSFTKFNRNIMSPTALFLAAKVEEQPRKLEHVIKVANACLHPQEPQLDTKSDAYLQQAQELVILETIMLQTLGFEITIEHPHTDVVKCTQLVRASKDLAQTSYFMATNSLHLTTFCLQYKPTVIACVCIHLACKWSNWEIPVSTDGKHWWEYVDPSVTLELLDELTHEFLQILEKTPSRLKRIRNWRANQAAKKPKGDGQVSENSLLGSSLVQNSILVDTVTGVAANTSFQKPSTSFPAPVPLTSGSISVPDSHAPENLAILATGMPGTSYSLASHQEWPQHQEQARTEQIYSQKQETLPASQYNMNFQAGTSVQLHSGVHHRPDKLAEHSTVKQEYSHKSANKHHGQVPAPVIIPQKMSLDKYREKRKLETLELDVREHYVATPGEQQHKKHLQPQAASSVTSPIKMKIPIANAEKPEKHLSDKKEKGGSLKLRIPIPPTEKGASKEELKMKIKVSSSERHSSSDEGSGKSKHSSPHVSKEHKDKHKEHSLNRHHGVGHKHSHSHGGGGGGSSKHSTDGVTPSVLRSPMGLSSDSNSSSSGSSRKKLHSNDASHNHHSKMSKSSKSSGGLRTSQHPRETGQETSGERS from the exons atggcggcggcgggcgcgggctCCGCGGGGTCCGcagcgcggggcggcggcggctcctcgGCCGCGTCGCGCTGGTTCTTCAGCCGCGAGCAGCTGGAGAACACGCCCTCGCGGCGCTGCGGCGTGGAGGCCGACAAGGAGCTCTCATACCGGCAGCAGGCGGCCAACCTCATCCAAGACATGGGCCAGCGCCTCAACGT ATCTCAGCTTACCATAAATACTGCAATTGTTTACATGCACAGGTTTTATATGCATCATTCCTTCACAAAATTTAATCGAAAC ataATGTCTCCCACGGCATTGTTTTTGGCTGCAAAAGTGGAAGAACAGCCACGGAAACTTGAACATGTTATTAAAGTAGCAAATGCCTGTCTTCATCCTCAAGAGCCACAGCTGGATACAAAGAGTGAT GCGTACCTTCAACAAGCCCAAGAGCTGGTTATACTTGAAACAATAATGCTTCAAACTTTAG GTTTTGAGATTACCATTGAACATCCACACACAGATGTTGTGAAATGTACACAGTTAGTGAGAG cAAGCAAGGATTTGGCACAGACATCCTATTTCATGGCTACCAACAG CCTTCACCTTACCACATTCTGTCTTCAGTACAAGCCCACAGTGATAGCATGTGTGTGCATTCACTTGGCCTGCAAGTGGTCCAACTGGGAGATTCCAGTATCAACTGATGGAAAACACTGGTGGGAATATGTAGATCCCTCAGTTACTCTAGAACTACTAGATG AGTTAACTCATGAGTTTCTGCAAATACTGGAGAAAACACCTAGCAGGCTCAAGAGAATTAGAAATTGGCGG GCTAATCAGGCAGCTAAGAAACCTAAAGGTGATGGACAGGTATCTGAGAACTCGCTTCTTGGTTCATCTTTGGTCCAGAATTCCATTTTGGTGGATACAGTTACTGGTGTAGCTGCAAACACAAGTTTCCAGAAACCATCGACATCATTTCCTGCACCAGTACCTCTGACCTCAGGAAGTATTTCTGTTCCAGACAGTCATGCACCTGAAAATTTGGCAATATTAGCTACAGGAATGCCAGGTACCTCATACAGTTTGGCATCACACCAGGAATGGCCTCAGCACCAAGAACAAGCAAGGACAGAACAAATATATTCTCAGAAGCAGGAGACGCTGCCTGCTAGTCAGTACAACATGAACTTCCAAGCAGGGACCTCTGTGCAGTTGCACTCCGGAGTACACCACAGACCTGACAAACTTGCTGAGCATTCTACTGTCAAACAAGAATATTCTCATAAGTCAGCAAACAAACACCATGGACAAGTTCCTGCTCCTGTAATAATTCCTCAAAAAATGTCTTTGGATAAATACAGAGAGAAGCGCAAACTAGAAACCCTGGAACTGGATGTCAGAGAACACTATGTAGCAAccccaggtgagcagcagcataaaaagcacctgcagccacaggcagccAGTTCTGTTACGTCTcccattaaaatgaaaattcctaTTGCAAATGCAGAGAAGCCTGAAAAACATTTGTCTGATAAGAAAGAGAAGGGTGGCTCGCTCAAACTCCGTATTCCAATCCCACCCACAGAAAAGGGTGCCAGTAAGGAggagctgaaaatgaaaatcaaggTTTCTTCCTCAGAAAGGCACAGCTCGTCGGACGAGGGCAGCGGCAAGAGCAAGCACTCGAGTCCCCACGTTAGCAAGGAGCATAAGGACAAACACAAAGAGCACTCTCTGAACCGCCACCACGGCGTGGGCCACAAGCACTCGCACTCGCACGGGGGCGGTGGCGGTGGCAGCAGTAAGCACAGCACTGACGGAGTGACGCCCTCTGTGCTGAGGAGTCCCATGGGCCTGAGTAGCGACAGCAATTCCTCTAGTTCCGGCTCTTCGAGGAAGAAGTTGCACAGCAACGATGCTTCTCACAACCACCACTCCAAAATGAGCAAAAGTTCCAAAAGTTCAG GTGGGCTACGGACATCTCAGCACCCTCGTGAAACTGGACAAGAAACCAGTGGAGAACGGTCCTGA